GTCACCGTCAAGCCCGGCGATCTCATCGTTGCTGGCTCAACCCTAGCGCCGGGTCTCGTCGCTGAAGAGTCAGGCCAGGTTGTGGGGGTGACCGATAGTGAAATTGTGCTGCGCATTGCACGTCCCTATCGCGTCTCTCCCGGTGCCGTCCTGCACGTCGATGACGGCAGCCTGGTTCAGCGGGGCGACAATCTGGTGCTGCTGGTGTTTGAGCGGGCCAAGACGGGCGACATCATTCAGGGTCTCCCGAGAATTGAGGAGCTGCTGGAAGCCCGCAAACCGAAAGAGGCCTGTGTCTTGGCAGTTCGCCCGGGTAATGCTCAGGTGGTCTTCAACGAAGACGAAGCTGTCGAGATCAAGATCATCGAGGATGACGGCGTCATCACCGAGTACCCCATCGGCTCTGGCCAAAACGTCATTGTGTCCGATGGCCAGCGGGTCAACGTCGCGGAGCGTCTCACGGATGGCCCTGCGAACCCCCACGAAATTCTCGAGAGCCTCTTCCGATTCCATCGGGAAAGCAAGGGCGTTCACGAAGCGGCGCTGATCAGCCTCGAGGCGGTTCAGACGTTCCTGGTGAACGAAGTGCAGTCGGTGTACCAGTCTCAGGGCATCGATATCTCTGACAAGCACATCGAAGTGATCGTGCGTCAGATGACGTCCAAGGCTCGGATCGACGATGGCGGTGATACGACGATGCTGCCGGGTGAGCTGGTCGAGCTCTACCAGGTGGAGCAAGTCAACGAAGCCATGTCGATCACGGGTGGCGCGCCGGCTGAGTACACGCCGGTCCTGCTGGGCATCACCAAGGCATCGCTGAACACGGACAGCTTTATTTCGGCAGCGAGCTTCCAGGAAACGACTCGCGTCCTGACGGAAGCCGCGATCGAAGGCAAGTCCGACTGGCTGCGAGGTCTGAAGGAAAACGTGATCATCGGTCGTCTGATTCCGGCGGGTACGGGCTTCAATGCCTACGAGGAGGTTTCGAGCACGGACGTCGATCTGTCCTATGACGGCAGCAGCATTCTCGATGAGGATGTTGATTTCCAAAATGTCGTGCTTGACGATCGCACCGCTCGTAGCTACGGTCTGGAGCCGGGCTTCGAAGACCGGATGGGTTATGGCTTTGAATCTCGTCTGCGAGATGATTTGCCATCGCCCATCCTGGATGACGGAGAGTCCTACGACGCGATGGACGAAGAGGACGAGTAAGCGATCGCCTTGAGGTCGTCGCCTCGATAACCAGAATCCCCCTCTAACCTAAGGGTCAGAGGGGGATATTTTTGCTGACCCAGAAAGGGGCGATCACCCTAGAGCAGCTTCTCTAGGCCGTAGACCAAGGACTTGAGCTGCAGGACTTTGCGGACGGTCAGCAGCACGCCCGGCATGTAGCACGCGCGATCGGAGGTGTCGTGACGCAGGATGTAGGTCTCCCCCGGCGACCCAAAAATCACCTCTTGGTGCGCGATCAGCCCCGGCAAGCGAATGCTGTGAATGCGAATGCCTTCCCCAGCCTCGGCCCCTCGAGCCCCTTTCATCTTCTCGGTCTCTTCGACCAGAGGAGGGTTAAAGGTTTTGCCCATTTCTGCGAGCAGCTCCGCCGTTTTGACGGCGGTGCCGCTGGGCGCATCGGCTTTTTGATTGTGGTGCAGCTCGATAATTTCTACGTGATCGTAGTGCTTGGAGGCCTGAATCGCAGCCTGCTGCAATAGGACCATCCCAATGGAGAAGTTGGGAATGAGGGCGCATCCCATGCTGGCTTTGTCTGCAAACTCGGCTAGCTCCTGAATTTGCTCAGGGCTCAGACCCGTGGTGCCCACCACGGGCCGCACACCGTAGGCGATCGCCGCCCGAATGTTCTCATATACCGATTTAGGATGGGTAAAATCCACCAAGACCGCCGGATCGCGCTGCTGAGCCGCAAACGCCAGCGTCGCCTCCAGATCCTGCGTGATTGGCACCTCTAGAGGACCACACCCCGCCACTTCCCCTGCGTCCTTCCCCTGGCATTCTGGCGATAGATCTACAGCACCTAACAAGGTCATATCCGGTGCACTGGCTACAGCTTTCACCACCTCACGGCCCATCTTACCGGCTGCCCCATTGACCACGACCGGAATTTGCAGTTGAGTCGCCATACTTAAAGATCTACTTTTGTCGCAATAAGGGCATTCTAGGACACGTGACATACTCCTACACCGACACTGACATATACGGTGTAGGCTGCTCAGTGACCCCTGATAACCCATCGGGCGTTTCCTGAGCTTTATTGATGAAATGCCCTACCGCCAAAGACTTGATGTTGACCGCTGCATTGTGGTCACGGTCTATCGTCAGCCCGCACTCAGGACAGGCATGAATCCTGTCCTCAAGTGTCTTGGGAACTTTGACTCCGCAGCCAGAGCAGTCCTGAGACGTGCCGCTGGGATTCACTGCAACCGTCAACAACCCGGCTCTTTCAGCCTTGACTGCCAAGATTTGCAGGAACTGGCCCTAGCCAGCATCGTGAGTTGACTTTGCCAGTTTGCTCCTGGCAATGCCTCGAATATTCAGCTTTTCATGGGCGACATGCTTTCCCTGGGATACAAGGCTCAGAGGGCATGACAGACCGTCTCTAGCGGACCTGCTTGGGCAGGCACTCTGCAACTCCCACGGACACGACCTCCAGTTAGCCAGAGGCTTTGGGCCATCTACTCTAGTCCGCAAGGGAGACGGAGCGCGGCCCCAAAGCCGTGATCCCCAATTCTGCGCTTGCCGCTGAGGCTCCGCATAATTTCAGGACGTTCCTGATGGCTTGAGTTAGGCTTGACAAAGTATTAGAGAACGGCAGATTTCTGTCCAGGGTTAGCGTCTTAACTGTTGAGTCTTCGGTTTATCGTTCACCAGTGCATCTACTGCTTGAGTCATTCATGGGTCTGCCTCACTCACTCAGCCCTCACTCCATCCTTGTTGAGAATTTCTTAAACCCTAAGTTTGTCGATCGCTAATCAATCTGCTAGCGAATCAACTTGCGGAAAAACATTTCACCCCTAGGGCAACGAAGGAAGCGCGGGTGCGGTCTCTGTTGCCCTTGCTTTCGCAGAAGAGTGGATGCTTTTCCGTATAGGGAACCAGGCATCTGGTATTGTTTGCTCACCAGAAAGACTCAGGGTGTTTTTGCAGTCCACTAGGATTTGCAATGGCTTGAAGCGCTGTCGCTCTTAGAGCAGCATTCACACCTCCATCCCTGTTGTCTTGTTTTGACTTTGTGTTGATGTCCCCGTGTTCAAATCCTGGTCTTCTCTAGATTTCTGTGCTCGCTAAGTTCTCTCGGCACTTGTATCTCAACTCTTTTTCGGCGCTCCGTCGGCAGCTTCGACAAGGCACTTTGAGGCTCACAGGCCCTACATTGAGCCGCTCAATGCTGCTGACTAGCTTGATCATGACGGGGCTAGTTTTGGGTGTCAGGCAGGTAGGCGGCTTGCAGGCGCTTGAGCTGGCGGCGTTTGACTGGATAGTGCGGCTACAGCCGAATGCAAATCCAGACCCGCGGCTGCTAATTGTGGCGATCTCTGAGACGGATATCCAGGCGCAACAGAGCTGGCCGATTTCGGATCGGTCAATGCTGCGGCTTCTGCAAAAGCTGGAGGCGATGGAGCCGGCGGTGGTCGGGCTGGATATTTATCGAGATGTGCCTCAGCCGCCGGGGACGCAGGAGCTGCTGAGCTATCTCCGGCAGTCTGATGTGGTCACAATTACCAATATTGGGACGCCGGAAGGTGGAGGAGTACCGGCTCCTCGGGGCGTTTCTGAGACGCTGGTGGGCTTCAATGATGTGGTGCTCGACCCGGATGGGGTGATTCGCCGAAACCTGCTGTTTGCGTCGGATCAGGGGAAGGTGCTGCACAGTTTTTCGCTGCGGCTGGCGCTGAGATATTTGGCGCTTCAGGGGATTGAGCCGGCCAGCAGTGCCCGCGATCGCTCGGTGATGCGGCTCAGGAATCGGGTGTTTGAGCCGCTGTCGCCGACGGCGGGGGGCTACCAAGATTTGGATGCGCGGGGCTACCAAATTTTGATGCATTACCGGTCGTCGACGAGTATCGCGCGGCAGGTGACGCTGACCCAGGTGCTCCAGGGCGAGGTGGATCCGGACTGGGTGAAGGGGAAGGTGGTGCTGATTGGGGCGACGGCTCGCAGCACGAAGGATTTGTTTGCGACGCCCTACCGGTCTGCTTCGCGGCCGGAGCATTTGACGGCGGGGATTTTGATTCAGGCTCAAATGGTGAGCCAGATCTTGGGGGCGGTGCTGGATGATCAGCGGCTGATTTGGTTTTGGGGTGATGGGGGGGAGGTGCTGTGGATTTTGGGCTGGTCGCTGATCGGGGGGGTTTTGGCCTGGCGGGTCTATCATCCGGCGCTGCTGGGGGTGGGGGAGGCGATCGCCCTGAGCGGGCTATTTGGGCTGTGTTTTTTGGCCTATACCCAGGCGGGCTGGATCCCGCTGGTGCCGGCGGCGATCGCGCTGGTGGTCACCAGTGCAACGGTGGTCACCCAGCGGGCAGTCTACAGCGCCTTTCACGATGACCTGACGGGGCTGCCCAACCGGGCCATGTTTAGCAAGCTTCTGCAGCGGGCGATCGCCCGCACCCACCACCAGCCCGACTATTTGTTTATCGTGCTGTTCTTGGGGCTAGACCGCTTCAAGACGATCAACGAAAGCCTGGGCCACACGGTGGGCGATCGACTGCTGGTGTCAATCGCCCAGCGGTTGCGGGCCTGTCTGCGACCGGGAGATCGCCTCGCCCGCGTCGGCGGCGACGAATTCGCCATCTTGCTCGAAGCCGTCGATGACCTCAGCACCGCCATGCAGGTCACCCACCAGGTGCAGCAAGAGCTGACCCAGTCCTTTATCGTGGACGAGCACGAAATCTTCACCACGGTCAGCGTCGGCATCGCCTTCAACCAGAGCGGCTACGAGCACCGCCCCGAAGAGCTGCTCCGCGACGCCCACACCGCCATGTATCGCGCCAAGTCCCTCGGCAAAGCCCGCCACGAAATCTTTGCCAAAGGGATGCGCCAGCAAGCCGTCACCCGGCTCCAGCTGGAAACCGACCTGCGGCGAGCCCTCGAGCGCAACGAATTTCACCTGCGCTATCAGCCGTTCGTGTGTCTCAAAAGCGGCAAAATCGCTGGTTTCGAAGCTCTTCTGCGCTGGCAGCATCCCCACCGGGGCCTAGTCTCGCCGGGAGAATTTATTCCGGTGGCCGAAGAAACCGGGCTGATCATTCCCATCGGTCAGTGGACCCTCGATCAGGCCTGCAACCAAATCTGTCAGTGGCAGAGCCTCTTTCCCCAGTCGCCGCCCCTCAGCGTCAGCGTCAATCTCTCCGGCCGCCAGCTTTCCCAGCCCGAGCTGGTCGATCACATCCAGACGGTGCTGACCCAGACGTGTCTGGAGCCCTCCAGCCTGAAACTAGAGATTACAGAGAGCGTCGTCATGGATGATGTGGAGTCTACGATCACGCTGCTCCAGCGGCTGCGGGGTCTGCATCTCCAGCTCAGCATCGACGACTTTGGCACAGGCTACTCCTCGCTGAGCTATCTGCACCGGTTCCCCACCAACACCCTCAAGATCGATCGCTCCTTTGTGAGCCACATGACGGATGCCAGTGAAAATGCAGAGATTGCTCGCACCATCATTTTGTTGGGACACAACCTGGGCATGGATATCATTGCAGAAGGAATCGAGACGGCTGATCAACTGGCCCATCTACGGGCTCTTGGCTGCGAGTATGGCCAAGGCTACTTCTTTGCGCCCGCGCTGGTGGTGGAGGAGGCGGAGGATCTTTTGCGGCGGATGCCAACGTGGTGAGCAAGCGGAGGATTTCGCTCATTTGATGGCCAGAGCCAGAGCACCTTGGGGCTGCGCTGGGCCTGGAAAAGGGCAAGCCTGCGGGGGCTGCCGTTGAAGTTGAGCGGGAAAGAGCGTGCAGTGAAACCATGAGACGATTGCGCCGGTTTTTTCAGGATCTGCGGGGCTGGACGCCTCCGGCGAAGTCTTTGGGCGACTGGCAGCGCTGGCGCCGCCGGGTTGGACATCCCGTTTTGCTGACCAGTGTGGTGGTGACGGGCGGCCTTTTGGTCGGGCAAGAGCTGGGCTGGCTGGAGGTGGCTGAACTGCAAGCGTTCGATCGCCTGGTGCAGCTGCGTCCCACGGGAGAGAGCGATCCGCGACTGCTGGTGGTCGGGATTACGGAGGAGGACATCGAGCAGCGTCAGGAGTGGCCGCTGTCTGACCAAACGGTGGCGGAGGCGCTGGAGATTTTGCAGCGCGATCGCCCCCGGGCCATTGGCGTGGACATTTACCGCTCGACGCCGCAGCCGCCGGGGCGCGATCGCCTTTTGAAGGCGCTGGCAGCTCCCAATGTGATTGCCATTACCAAGCTAGGAGACGCGACTTCGGCGGGGGTGGCGCCGCCACCGGGCGTCCCTCCCGAGCGCGTGGGCTTCAATGACTACGTGGTGGACGTGGACGGCACGGTGCGGCGCAGCTTGCTGATCGGCACGGTCGACAATCAGGTGTACTATTCCCTCGCGTGGCGACTGGCGATCGCCTATCTGGCCGCAGAGGGCGTCCAGCCGCGCAACCAGCCGCCGAACCTGCGAAGGATTTTCTTGGGAGAGGCGATCTTGGAGCCCTTGACCCGGCGAGCGGGGGGCTACCACAATCTCGATACGCGCGGCTATCAGCTGCTACTGGACTACCACTCTTTTGATCGGGTGAGTCGGCAGGTGAGTTTGAGCCAGCTCCTGCGGGGCGAGGTCCAAGAGGAGTGGGTCCGGGGCAAGGTGGTCCTCCTGGGGACGGTGGCTCCGAGCGCCAAGGATTTGTTTGCGACGCCTTACAGCGCGGCGCGCAAAGAGGCGTACCTCATGCCCGGGGTGACGCTCCACGCTCAGATGGTCAGCCATCTTCTGCGGCTCGCGGAAGGGGAGGAGTCGCTGTTTTGGGGACTGCCCCAGTGGGCAGAGGGGCTTTGGACATGGGGATGGGCGTTGCTCGCAGGGGCGCTGGCGTGGCGGTTTCGTCACCCGCTGGCCTGGGGGGCGGCGGTGGCGATCGCCGTTGGCAGTCTGTTCGGCACTTGCTATGTTTTGTTTCTCAATCTGGGCTGGGTGCCGCTGGTGCCGCCCTTGCTGGGGGCGATCGCCACGAGTGCCGGGGTTTTGCTGTACCTGAACTATCAGGCCCAGCAGGTCCGGCAGGCTATGCTGGCCCGCGTGCAGGACCAAGAGCGGACCATCGCCCTGCTCCACAGCATCCTGAAGGAAAGTCCCACCGCTCCTAGCCTTCCGTCCGCGATTGGCGAAACAACGGCGCTCTATCAGCCCACGGGCGACACCGGCGAGTCAGACGAGGCGAGCACTGTGGTCTATCAGGGCTCCAGCAGCGTCAATGAAGCGAGCACCGTGGTCTATCAGGGCCAGCCAGAGCAGTTTCCCACGGTGGCGGAGACCTCGAGCGATCCGAACCTGGCCACGACAGACATTGGCTCCAATACGGCCCTTCCTCCCCTGCCTGCTCCCGTGGGCGATCGCCCTCCCAGCAGCGCCCATCGGTCCAGCCTGATCGGCGGGCGCTACCGCATCCAGAGCACCCTCGGCTCGGGCGGCTTCGGCATTACCTACCGCGCCATCGACACCCAGCGACCGCGCGAGCCGGAGTGCGTGATCAAGCGGCTGATGCCAGCCCGCCAAGACACCCGGTTCTTGCAGGTTGCTCGCCGCCTGTTCAATACCGAAGCCGAAATTCTAGAAGTTCTCGGCCATCACGACCAAATTCCTCAACTTTTGGCCTATTTCGAAGAAAATCAGGAGTTTTTTCTGGTGCAGGACTTTGTGCCGGGCCACCCGATCGGCGAAGAGCTGCCCATGGACCAGCGCCAGAGTGAGGAGAGCGTGATCAAGCTGCTCGCGGACCTGCTGGAAATTTTGGTGTTTGTCCACGACCATCACGTGATTCACCGCGACATCAAGCCCAACAACCTGATGCGGCGCGATCGCGATGGACGCCTGATCCTGATTGACTTTGGGGCGGTCAAGCAGATCCAGCCCTCTGGGACCCTAGACGGGCAAGCCGACGAGGAAACCGTCGCCATCGGGACGCGGGGCTACGCGCCGCCGGAGCAGCTAGCTGGCCATCCCAATGTCACGAGCGACCTGTACGCCGCTGGCATGATCGGCGTGCAGGCGCTGACGGGCATTTCGCCCTGGCGCTTGCCGGTGGACCCCGACACCGGCAGCGTCCGCTGGCAGCACTTGGCCAAGGTCAGCGACGAGGTGGGAGACGTCCTCGATCGCATGGTGGCTTATCACTTTAACGATCGCTATCCCTCGGCCAGTGCGGCTCTGCGCGATTTTCGGCAGCTGGCGACGGGCGATCGCCGCCCACCGGTCAGCAGTCTGCGCGATCGCTAACCAGCGCGATCGCGCCACTTTCACACCCATCGCTAGCAGCGGGAAAATCCCCTCAGACGGCATCCCGATCAATTTCCGGGAAGTCTGTATGGCAGAATGATGGAAGTCCCTAGAAATTCATAGGTTTTAGGTAATCCCCGTGAGTTCTACTGTCCCAGCCAGCACCTCAGCCAAAGCAACCCGCCGCCCCATCTTTCCCTTTAGCGCCATCGTGGGCCAAGAGGAGATGAAGTTGGCGCTGATGCTAAATGTCATCGATCCCAAAATTGGCGGGGTGATGATTATGGGCGATCGCGGCACGGGTAAATCCACCACCATCCGCGCCCTCGCGGACCTGCTGCCCGAGATTGAAGTCGTCGCCGATGACCCCTTCAACAGCGATCCGCGCGACCCAGAACTGATGAGCGATGACGTGCGCGCCCGCGTCGAGAACGGCACCGAGCTCCCCGTCGCTCGCAAAAAAGTCCTGATGGTCGACCTGCCCCTCGGTGCTACCGAGGACCGCGTCTGCGGCACCATCGACATCGAAAAAGCCCTCGCCGAAGGCGTCAAAGCCTTTGAACCGGGGCTGCTTGCCAAGGCCAACCGCGGCATTCTCTACGTGGACGAAGTCAACCTGCTCGACGACCACCTGGTCGACGTGCTGCTCGACTCCGCCGCTTCCGGCTGGAACACCGTGGAGCGGGAAGGCATCTCCATTCGCCACCCCGCCCGCTTTGTCCTCGTCGGCTCGGGCAACCCCGAGGAGGGCGAACTGCGTCCCCAGCTGCTCGATCGCTTCGGCATGCACGCCGAGATCCGCACGGTGAAAGAGCCGAACCTGCGCGTCCAGATCGTCGAACAGCGATCGGAGTTTGACCAAGATCCTCCGAGCTTCCTGGAGAAGTACCAAGCTCAGCAGGACGAGATCCAGCAAAAGCTGGTCAGCGCCCGCGATCGCCTTCCCTCTGTGACGATCGCCCACAACATGAAAGTGCAGATCTCCCAAGTGTGCGCCGAGCTCGACGTTGACGGTCTGCGAGGCGACATCGTCACCAACCGCGCCGCCAAAGCTCTGGCCGCCTTCGAGGGCCGCACCGAAGTCACCGTTAACGACATCCAGCGCATCATCGCCCTGTGCCTGCGTCACCGTCTGCGCAAGGATCCCCTCGAGTCCATCGACTCCGGCTACAAGGTCGAGAAGATCTTCTGCCGCGTGTTTGGGCTCCCCGATCCGGAGGCAAACAACAGCGCAACCAATGGCGTTGGCCAACTGAGCGCTCGCTAACGCGTGAAACAACGCATCCTGGGTCTCGATCCAGGGCTGGCTATCTTGGGGTTTGGGGTGGTACTGTGCCCGCGATCGCGATCGCGCCAGGGCGACAGCCTCCCTGAACCCCTTGATTTTGGCGTGATCCAGACCCCCGCCAACACCGACATCGGCCTGCGCCTCAACACCATCTACGAAGACCTCCACACCCTGCTCGATCGGTGGCAGCCCGACCTCGTCGCCATCGAAAAGTTTTTCTTCTATCGCATGGGAAACACCATTCCCGTCGCCCAGGCGCGCGGCGTCATTCTGCTGGTCCTCGCCCAGCACCAGGTGCCCCTGATCGAGTTCACCCCCGCCCAGATCAAGCAGGCCATCACCGGCTACGGCAACGCCGAAAAGCGCGAAGTCCAGGCCGCTGTCGCTCGAGAGCTGTCGCTGAGTGAAATTCCTAGGCCGGACGACGCCGCCGATGCCCTCGCAGTCGCTCTGGCCGCCTGGTTTCAGCAAAGCTGAGTCCCTGGGGAGAAATATTCCCCCCTCCCCTTGACAACCTGCGATTGTATGCTTAGCAGGCCCAGTTCATCAGTGCTACGATTGCCAGAGAGAATGTGAAAAATGTAAGGAACAAGCATTACATGGAAGAGGTTGATAAGTCGATATCCTTCGATGGTCGGGATATTCGGCTCAAAGTAGGCCTGTTGGCCCCCCAAGCAGGCGGCTCAGTCCTGATTGAATCTGGGGATACCTCGGTTTTGGTCACAGCTACGCGCGCTGGGGCACGAGAAGGCATTGATTTCTTGCCGCTGCTGGTGGATTACGAAGAGAGAATGTACGCCGGTGGCCGGATTCCGGGCGGATTTCTGCGCCGGGAGGGACGTCCTCCGGAGCGAGCAACCCTGATTTGCCGGTTGATTGACCGCCCGATGCGGCCCCTGTTCCCTCAGTGGCTGCGCGAAGACATTCAGGTGGTTGCGACCACGATGTCGATGGATGAGCGGGTCCCGCCCGATGTTCTAGCCGTGACGGGTGCTTCGATCGCCACCATCCTGGCCCAAATTCCCTTCAATGGCCCCATGGCAGCCGTGCGCGTCGGCTTAGTGGGCGATGACTTCATCATCAATCCGACCTACAGCGAAATCGAGAATGGTGACCTCGACCTAGTCGTGGCAGGCTCCCCCGAAGGCGTGATCATGGTGGAGGCCGGCGCTAATCAGCTGCCCGAGCAGGACATCATCGAGGCGATCGACTTTGGCTATGAGGCGGTGCGCGACCTGATTCAGGCCCAGCGCGACCTGATGAAGGAGCTCGGCATCGAGCTGATCCAGGTCGCCCCGCCGGAGGTCGACCCGACTCTGGAGAATTTCATTCGCGATCGCGCCACCGACGGCATCAAAGCCGTTCTGCGCAAGTTTGAGCTTGATAAGCCCAGCCGCGATGCAGAGCTCGACACGATCAAAGAGAGCGTCGCTGCGGCGATCGCCGAGCTGCCAGACGGCAGTCCGGTCCAAGCCGTCGTCGCCGAAAGCCCCAAAACCCTGGGCAATGTCTTCAAGAGCGTGACCAAAGAGCTGATGCGTCGCCAGATCGTCGAGGACGGCGTCCGCGTCGATGGCCGCAAGCTCGATCAGGTGCGCCCCATCAGCAGCCGCGTTGGCGTCCTGCCCCAGCGGGTCCACGGCAGCGCCCTCTTCCAGCGGGGCCTCACCCAGGTCCTGTCGGTCGTGACCCTCGGGACCCCCGGCGATGCCCAGGAGCTCGACGATCTGCACCCCGACGAGCAGAAGCGCTATCTGCACCACTACAACATGCCGCCCTACTCGGTCGGCGAGACTCGCCCCATGCGATCGCCCGGTCGCCGAGAAATCGGTCACGGTGCCCTCGCCGAGCGGGCCATTCTGCCGGTCCTGCCCAAGCAAGAAGAGTTCCCCTACGTGATTCGGGTGGTCTCTGAGGTGCTGTCTTCCAACGGTTCCACCTCCATGGGCTCCGTGTGCGGCTCCACCCTGGCGCTGATGCACGCCGGCGTCCCCATCACCAAGCCCGTCAGCGGCGCGGCCATGGGCCTGATCAAGGAAGGCGATGAGGTGCGCATCCTCACCGACATCCAGGGCATCGAAGACTTCTTGGGTGACATGGACTTCAAAGTGGCCGGTACCGATGCCGGTATCACGGCGCTCCAGATGGACATGAAGATCAACGGTCTGCCGGTGAGCGTGGTGGCTGACGCCATCAAGCAAGCCTACGCCGCGCGGATGCACATCCTGGGCAAGATGCTCGAGAGCATCGATACCCCCAGCGCCGAGCTGTCGCCCTTTGCGCCGCGCCTGCTCACCATCAAGATCGACCCCGACCTGATCGGTTTGGT
This genomic stretch from Geitlerinema sp. PCC 7407 harbors:
- the dapB gene encoding 4-hydroxy-tetrahydrodipicolinate reductase, producing MATQLQIPVVVNGAAGKMGREVVKAVASAPDMTLLGAVDLSPECQGKDAGEVAGCGPLEVPITQDLEATLAFAAQQRDPAVLVDFTHPKSVYENIRAAIAYGVRPVVGTTGLSPEQIQELAEFADKASMGCALIPNFSIGMVLLQQAAIQASKHYDHVEIIELHHNQKADAPSGTAVKTAELLAEMGKTFNPPLVEETEKMKGARGAEAGEGIRIHSIRLPGLIAHQEVIFGSPGETYILRHDTSDRACYMPGVLLTVRKVLQLKSLVYGLEKLL
- a CDS encoding EAL domain-containing protein; the protein is MLLTSLIMTGLVLGVRQVGGLQALELAAFDWIVRLQPNANPDPRLLIVAISETDIQAQQSWPISDRSMLRLLQKLEAMEPAVVGLDIYRDVPQPPGTQELLSYLRQSDVVTITNIGTPEGGGVPAPRGVSETLVGFNDVVLDPDGVIRRNLLFASDQGKVLHSFSLRLALRYLALQGIEPASSARDRSVMRLRNRVFEPLSPTAGGYQDLDARGYQILMHYRSSTSIARQVTLTQVLQGEVDPDWVKGKVVLIGATARSTKDLFATPYRSASRPEHLTAGILIQAQMVSQILGAVLDDQRLIWFWGDGGEVLWILGWSLIGGVLAWRVYHPALLGVGEAIALSGLFGLCFLAYTQAGWIPLVPAAIALVVTSATVVTQRAVYSAFHDDLTGLPNRAMFSKLLQRAIARTHHQPDYLFIVLFLGLDRFKTINESLGHTVGDRLLVSIAQRLRACLRPGDRLARVGGDEFAILLEAVDDLSTAMQVTHQVQQELTQSFIVDEHEIFTTVSVGIAFNQSGYEHRPEELLRDAHTAMYRAKSLGKARHEIFAKGMRQQAVTRLQLETDLRRALERNEFHLRYQPFVCLKSGKIAGFEALLRWQHPHRGLVSPGEFIPVAEETGLIIPIGQWTLDQACNQICQWQSLFPQSPPLSVSVNLSGRQLSQPELVDHIQTVLTQTCLEPSSLKLEITESVVMDDVESTITLLQRLRGLHLQLSIDDFGTGYSSLSYLHRFPTNTLKIDRSFVSHMTDASENAEIARTIILLGHNLGMDIIAEGIETADQLAHLRALGCEYGQGYFFAPALVVEEAEDLLRRMPTW
- a CDS encoding CHASE2 domain-containing serine/threonine-protein kinase, with the translated sequence MRRLRRFFQDLRGWTPPAKSLGDWQRWRRRVGHPVLLTSVVVTGGLLVGQELGWLEVAELQAFDRLVQLRPTGESDPRLLVVGITEEDIEQRQEWPLSDQTVAEALEILQRDRPRAIGVDIYRSTPQPPGRDRLLKALAAPNVIAITKLGDATSAGVAPPPGVPPERVGFNDYVVDVDGTVRRSLLIGTVDNQVYYSLAWRLAIAYLAAEGVQPRNQPPNLRRIFLGEAILEPLTRRAGGYHNLDTRGYQLLLDYHSFDRVSRQVSLSQLLRGEVQEEWVRGKVVLLGTVAPSAKDLFATPYSAARKEAYLMPGVTLHAQMVSHLLRLAEGEESLFWGLPQWAEGLWTWGWALLAGALAWRFRHPLAWGAAVAIAVGSLFGTCYVLFLNLGWVPLVPPLLGAIATSAGVLLYLNYQAQQVRQAMLARVQDQERTIALLHSILKESPTAPSLPSAIGETTALYQPTGDTGESDEASTVVYQGSSSVNEASTVVYQGQPEQFPTVAETSSDPNLATTDIGSNTALPPLPAPVGDRPPSSAHRSSLIGGRYRIQSTLGSGGFGITYRAIDTQRPREPECVIKRLMPARQDTRFLQVARRLFNTEAEILEVLGHHDQIPQLLAYFEENQEFFLVQDFVPGHPIGEELPMDQRQSEESVIKLLADLLEILVFVHDHHVIHRDIKPNNLMRRDRDGRLILIDFGAVKQIQPSGTLDGQADEETVAIGTRGYAPPEQLAGHPNVTSDLYAAGMIGVQALTGISPWRLPVDPDTGSVRWQHLAKVSDEVGDVLDRMVAYHFNDRYPSASAALRDFRQLATGDRRPPVSSLRDR
- the bchI gene encoding magnesium chelatase ATPase subunit I; amino-acid sequence: MSSTVPASTSAKATRRPIFPFSAIVGQEEMKLALMLNVIDPKIGGVMIMGDRGTGKSTTIRALADLLPEIEVVADDPFNSDPRDPELMSDDVRARVENGTELPVARKKVLMVDLPLGATEDRVCGTIDIEKALAEGVKAFEPGLLAKANRGILYVDEVNLLDDHLVDVLLDSAASGWNTVEREGISIRHPARFVLVGSGNPEEGELRPQLLDRFGMHAEIRTVKEPNLRVQIVEQRSEFDQDPPSFLEKYQAQQDEIQQKLVSARDRLPSVTIAHNMKVQISQVCAELDVDGLRGDIVTNRAAKALAAFEGRTEVTVNDIQRIIALCLRHRLRKDPLESIDSGYKVEKIFCRVFGLPDPEANNSATNGVGQLSAR
- the ruvC gene encoding crossover junction endodeoxyribonuclease RuvC gives rise to the protein MKQRILGLDPGLAILGFGVVLCPRSRSRQGDSLPEPLDFGVIQTPANTDIGLRLNTIYEDLHTLLDRWQPDLVAIEKFFFYRMGNTIPVAQARGVILLVLAQHQVPLIEFTPAQIKQAITGYGNAEKREVQAAVARELSLSEIPRPDDAADALAVALAAWFQQS
- a CDS encoding polyribonucleotide nucleotidyltransferase encodes the protein MEEVDKSISFDGRDIRLKVGLLAPQAGGSVLIESGDTSVLVTATRAGAREGIDFLPLLVDYEERMYAGGRIPGGFLRREGRPPERATLICRLIDRPMRPLFPQWLREDIQVVATTMSMDERVPPDVLAVTGASIATILAQIPFNGPMAAVRVGLVGDDFIINPTYSEIENGDLDLVVAGSPEGVIMVEAGANQLPEQDIIEAIDFGYEAVRDLIQAQRDLMKELGIELIQVAPPEVDPTLENFIRDRATDGIKAVLRKFELDKPSRDAELDTIKESVAAAIAELPDGSPVQAVVAESPKTLGNVFKSVTKELMRRQIVEDGVRVDGRKLDQVRPISSRVGVLPQRVHGSALFQRGLTQVLSVVTLGTPGDAQELDDLHPDEQKRYLHHYNMPPYSVGETRPMRSPGRREIGHGALAERAILPVLPKQEEFPYVIRVVSEVLSSNGSTSMGSVCGSTLALMHAGVPITKPVSGAAMGLIKEGDEVRILTDIQGIEDFLGDMDFKVAGTDAGITALQMDMKINGLPVSVVADAIKQAYAARMHILGKMLESIDTPSAELSPFAPRLLTIKIDPDLIGLVIGPGGKTIKGITEATGAKIDIEDSGIVTVSAVDSQKAKQALQIIQGMTRKLNAGDVYVGRVTRIIPIGAFVEFLPGKEGMIHISQLADYRVGRVEDEVAVGDEVIVKVREIDNKGRINLTRLGIHPDEANAAREATNS